Proteins encoded within one genomic window of uncultured Desulfobacter sp.:
- a CDS encoding iron-sulfur cluster assembly scaffold protein codes for MTVSNLDAFLDKLQEEIFDEAKEALGEKGFDRWRNPKHNGRMENPDGWGRVTGECGDTMEIYLKFKDNQVADASYFTDGCASSMVSGSFAAELSLGKTPEELTDITADDVLAAIGRLPEEDLHCTTLAARTIQAALDNYMGSMVKEG; via the coding sequence ATGACAGTGAGCAATCTTGACGCATTTCTGGACAAGCTCCAGGAGGAAATATTTGATGAGGCAAAAGAAGCTTTAGGCGAAAAAGGCTTTGACCGCTGGAGAAATCCCAAGCACAACGGCCGGATGGAAAACCCTGATGGATGGGGGCGGGTGACCGGTGAGTGCGGGGACACCATGGAGATCTATCTTAAATTTAAGGACAACCAGGTGGCAGACGCCTCCTATTTTACAGACGGGTGTGCCTCTTCCATGGTCAGCGGCTCCTTTGCCGCGGAGCTCTCCCTGGGCAAAACCCCGGAGGAATTGACCGATATCACCGCTGACGACGTTCTTGCCGCCATTGGCCGGCTGCCGGAAGAGGATCTTCACTGTACCACCCTGGCCGCCCGAACCATCCAGGCCGCTTTGGATAACTACATGGGTAGCATGGTGAAAGAGGGTTGA
- a CDS encoding ABC transporter ATP-binding protein: MIRLDNINLVFPGFAIENINLTIREKDFFALIGPTGSGKSVLLEIIMGLTPFPSGKLLFKEKNIGRTPVEKRHLALVYQDFALFPHLSVAHNILYGIRYHGIEIDESHKRLDELANILGLERILNRKPHKLSGGEKQRVALARALILNPVVLLLDEPLSALDPEFHGEAKNLLKQIHRDMDMTIVMVSHNFGDVMYLANRGAVIHQGKICQAGDITTLFEKPDSLFTARFVGMKNIIPARIIQGKVQIEGSDTLIETSVVPDFDHGFMGIRPEDIVLVSQGTDVPATSTNQFCGTITKVASQGMFVEVHLESGSLRFEAAWPRRYLRDFQIAPDREATIAFSPQSVHVFQNNPN; the protein is encoded by the coding sequence ATGATTCGTCTCGACAATATCAATCTGGTCTTTCCCGGGTTTGCCATTGAAAATATAAACCTGACCATCCGGGAAAAGGATTTTTTCGCCCTGATCGGCCCCACAGGATCAGGTAAATCCGTGCTCCTTGAAATCATCATGGGGCTGACGCCCTTTCCCTCGGGCAAACTGCTGTTTAAAGAAAAAAACATAGGCCGAACGCCTGTTGAGAAACGGCACCTGGCCCTGGTGTACCAGGATTTTGCCCTTTTCCCCCATCTCAGTGTAGCCCACAACATCCTTTACGGCATCAGATACCACGGAATCGAAATTGACGAAAGCCATAAGCGCCTGGATGAGCTGGCAAATATCCTGGGCCTGGAACGTATTCTTAACCGAAAACCCCATAAACTAAGCGGCGGAGAAAAACAACGGGTGGCCCTGGCCCGGGCATTGATCCTCAACCCGGTCGTATTGCTGCTTGACGAGCCCCTGTCGGCCCTGGACCCGGAATTCCACGGAGAGGCTAAAAATCTGCTCAAACAGATACACCGGGATATGGACATGACCATTGTTATGGTTTCCCATAATTTTGGAGACGTAATGTACCTGGCCAACCGAGGCGCCGTGATCCACCAGGGTAAAATCTGCCAGGCAGGGGATATCACCACCTTGTTTGAAAAGCCGGATTCCCTGTTCACAGCCCGGTTCGTGGGCATGAAAAATATTATTCCCGCCCGGATTATCCAGGGCAAAGTCCAAATTGAGGGGTCGGACACCTTAATAGAAACGTCTGTCGTGCCGGACTTTGACCATGGGTTCATGGGCATTCGCCCCGAGGATATTGTTCTTGTTTCCCAAGGAACGGACGTCCCCGCCACTTCAACCAATCAATTTTGCGGTACCATTACAAAGGTTGCAAGCCAGGGGATGTTTGTTGAAGTTCACCTCGAATCGGGCAGTCTTAGGTTTGAAGCCGCCTGGCCCCGGCGCTATTTAAGGGATTTTCAAATAGCGCCGGACCGTGAAGCAACGATTGCTTTTTCCCCCCAAAGCGTCCACGTTTTCCAAAACAATCCGAATTAG
- a CDS encoding ABC transporter permease, translating to MSKTDGMGRLFMVFSLPVILFLTVPLIKMTTGPSLSMLWETLGDKDVLLAIARSLGLSLAAGILAFVLGTPLSYLLARKNFFGKKIIEGIIDLPVMIPHPVVGIAILSLAGRTHPFGRFLSNMGIEIMGTRTGIVTVLVFVGIPFYVNAVKAGFESVPVRLEYASRTLGAGTFETFRRVTLPLTWRHMVLGIVMCTARAISEFGAVVIVAYHPMTAPVMIYERFTAYGLKYSQPVAVWLIILSLLLFIVLRLMSRSAVQYHR from the coding sequence ATGAGTAAAACAGATGGAATGGGCAGGCTGTTCATGGTGTTCAGCCTGCCTGTGATTTTATTTTTAACCGTACCCTTGATCAAGATGACGACCGGGCCGTCCCTTTCCATGCTCTGGGAGACCCTGGGCGATAAAGATGTGCTGCTTGCCATCGCCCGGTCACTTGGACTCTCCCTTGCGGCCGGCATTCTTGCCTTTGTTCTTGGCACCCCCTTAAGCTATCTGCTGGCAAGAAAAAATTTTTTTGGAAAAAAAATTATTGAGGGCATCATTGATCTGCCGGTCATGATTCCCCACCCTGTGGTAGGCATAGCCATCTTAAGCCTTGCCGGACGCACCCATCCCTTTGGACGGTTTCTTTCCAACATGGGCATTGAAATCATGGGGACCCGGACGGGAATCGTCACCGTACTTGTGTTTGTGGGCATTCCTTTCTATGTCAATGCGGTCAAGGCAGGCTTCGAAAGCGTGCCCGTACGTCTTGAGTACGCATCCAGAACCCTTGGGGCCGGGACCTTTGAGACCTTCAGACGGGTAACCCTGCCCTTAACATGGAGACATATGGTATTGGGCATCGTTATGTGTACGGCAAGGGCTATTTCCGAATTCGGGGCCGTGGTGATCGTGGCGTACCACCCCATGACTGCGCCTGTCATGATCTACGAACGCTTTACCGCTTACGGGCTGAAATACTCCCAGCCCGTTGCAGTCTGGCTGATTATTTTGTCCCTGCTTCTTTTTATCGTATTGCGGTTGATGTCCAGATCCGCAGTCCAATACCACAGGTAA
- the ppsA gene encoding phosphoenolpyruvate synthase, whose protein sequence is MGKETHKDQKPFVAWFKDLSIDDVPLVGGKNASLGEMYRNLSPKGVSIPNGFAVTAHAYTYLLEKSRTMDKIREILSDLDTHDMDNLQERGARVRNLIRSLEFPDKLYKEIAKAYAELEGEYGKNVDVAVRSSATAEDLPDASFAGQQDTYLNIRGVEDLVEACHRCFASLFTNRAISYREDKGFDHFSIALSIAVQKMVRSDLASSGVMFSIDTESGFRDAVFITGAYGLGENVVQGAVNPDEWYVFKPTLKQGFKPIIMKKIGGKAIKMIYTTDAKQPTKNVAVPDEDRRRLVLKDEEVVELGRMACTIEDHYSEKAGYLKPMDIEWAKDGETGKLFIVQARPETVHTLKDQAVLKEFHLKEKGEVVCTGQSVGELIGQGRVNVIKSAQMISQFQKGQVLVTDMTDPDWEPVMKIAGAIVTNRGGRTCHAAIVSRELGIPCIVGAGNATSRMQTGQDVTVDCSQGSVGYVYGGLLPYEVKETDLESLPKTKTKIMLNLASPEQAFEKSFIPNHGVGLAREEFIINSYIKIHPLALLKYEELGDEILKRAIADMTIGYNDKSDYFVEKLAEGVGMLAAAFYPDPVIVRLSDFKSNEYANLIGGAQFEPDEENPMIGWRGASRYYAKEYKEAFGLECKAMLKIRNEMGLDNVQVMIPFCRTLDEARQVIETMAEFGLRQGEDGFKVICMCEIPSNVILAEEYLDIFDGFSIGTNDLTQLLLGVDRDSSLVSHVYDERNPAVKKMVRQVIEIAVKKGKYIGICGQAPSDYLEFAEFVVECGIETMSLNPDTVIKTTLAVAELEKKLGV, encoded by the coding sequence ATGGGCAAAGAGACGCATAAGGACCAAAAGCCGTTTGTGGCCTGGTTCAAGGATTTGAGCATTGACGACGTGCCCTTGGTGGGCGGCAAAAATGCCAGCCTGGGTGAGATGTACCGCAATTTAAGTCCCAAAGGTGTGAGTATACCTAATGGATTCGCCGTCACCGCCCATGCCTATACCTATCTTTTGGAAAAATCCAGGACCATGGACAAAATTCGAGAGATCTTGTCCGATCTGGACACCCATGACATGGATAATCTTCAAGAGCGCGGGGCTCGGGTCAGGAATCTGATTCGCAGTCTGGAATTCCCGGATAAGCTGTATAAAGAAATTGCCAAGGCCTATGCCGAACTGGAAGGAGAATACGGTAAGAACGTGGATGTGGCCGTACGTTCCTCGGCAACGGCCGAAGATCTGCCGGACGCAAGTTTTGCGGGCCAGCAGGACACCTATTTGAACATTCGTGGTGTGGAAGACCTGGTGGAGGCCTGCCACCGCTGTTTTGCTTCTCTGTTCACCAACCGGGCAATATCCTACCGCGAAGACAAGGGGTTTGACCATTTTTCCATTGCCTTGTCCATTGCCGTACAAAAGATGGTCCGAAGCGACCTGGCCTCAAGCGGGGTCATGTTCAGTATCGATACGGAATCGGGCTTTCGGGACGCGGTATTCATCACCGGTGCCTATGGACTGGGGGAAAATGTGGTCCAGGGTGCAGTGAATCCTGATGAATGGTACGTATTTAAGCCTACCCTTAAACAGGGCTTTAAGCCCATCATCATGAAAAAGATTGGTGGCAAGGCCATAAAGATGATCTACACCACAGATGCCAAACAACCCACCAAGAACGTGGCCGTGCCGGACGAGGACCGCCGCCGTCTGGTACTAAAAGATGAGGAAGTGGTGGAACTGGGTCGGATGGCCTGCACCATTGAGGATCACTATTCTGAAAAAGCCGGATACCTTAAACCCATGGATATTGAGTGGGCCAAGGACGGCGAAACCGGCAAGTTGTTCATCGTCCAGGCCCGGCCCGAGACAGTGCATACCTTGAAAGACCAGGCCGTTCTCAAGGAATTTCATCTCAAAGAAAAGGGTGAAGTGGTGTGCACCGGCCAGTCCGTGGGGGAACTCATCGGCCAGGGCAGGGTCAATGTGATCAAGTCCGCCCAGATGATTTCCCAGTTTCAAAAAGGTCAGGTGCTGGTCACGGATATGACCGATCCGGACTGGGAACCGGTGATGAAGATTGCCGGTGCCATTGTCACTAACAGGGGCGGGCGCACCTGTCACGCAGCCATTGTCAGCCGAGAACTCGGCATTCCGTGTATTGTAGGTGCCGGCAACGCCACCAGCCGGATGCAAACCGGCCAGGACGTCACCGTGGACTGCTCCCAGGGCAGTGTTGGTTATGTGTATGGGGGGCTGTTGCCCTATGAGGTCAAGGAGACGGATCTGGAAAGTCTGCCCAAGACCAAAACCAAGATTATGCTGAACCTGGCCAGTCCGGAGCAGGCCTTTGAAAAGAGTTTTATCCCCAACCACGGGGTGGGCCTGGCTCGTGAGGAATTCATCATCAATTCATATATCAAAATTCATCCCCTGGCTTTGCTGAAGTACGAGGAGCTGGGCGACGAGATTTTAAAACGGGCCATAGCGGATATGACCATCGGCTACAACGACAAGAGTGACTATTTTGTGGAAAAGCTTGCCGAGGGTGTGGGCATGCTTGCCGCTGCCTTTTATCCCGATCCGGTCATTGTCCGGCTCTCGGATTTCAAGAGTAACGAGTACGCCAACCTCATCGGCGGTGCCCAGTTCGAGCCGGACGAGGAGAATCCCATGATTGGATGGCGCGGGGCCTCACGGTACTACGCCAAGGAATACAAGGAGGCTTTCGGCCTGGAATGCAAGGCCATGCTCAAAATAAGGAATGAGATGGGGCTTGATAACGTTCAGGTTATGATTCCCTTTTGCCGCACACTGGATGAGGCCCGGCAGGTGATTGAAACCATGGCTGAATTTGGCTTGCGCCAGGGTGAAGACGGATTCAAAGTGATCTGCATGTGCGAAATTCCGTCCAATGTCATTCTGGCCGAAGAATATTTGGATATTTTTGATGGTTTTTCCATCGGCACCAATGATCTGACACAATTGTTACTCGGTGTGGACCGGGATTCGTCTCTTGTTTCTCATGTGTATGACGAGCGCAATCCGGCGGTGAAAAAAATGGTCCGCCAGGTGATCGAGATTGCTGTAAAAAAGGGCAAGTATATCGGCATCTGCGGCCAAGCCCCCAGCGATTACCTGGAGTTCGCGGAATTTGTAGTGGAATGCGGCATCGAGACCATGTCCCTTAATCCGGACACGGTAATCAAGACCACCCTGGCCGTGGCCGAACTTGAAAAGAAATTGGGCGTATGA
- a CDS encoding CBS domain-containing protein — MKTAKDIMEKEVISITPETDISRAVELLLNNHINGVPVVDGEGTLKGILCQSDLIFQQKTISLPPILTFLDGIIPLSSSKKLEQEMKKIAAGTVAQAMVADPVTVSPDAPVSDIAAMMVEKHFHTIPVVQDGKVVGVVGKEDVLRTLIKS, encoded by the coding sequence ATGAAGACTGCTAAAGATATCATGGAAAAAGAAGTCATCTCAATAACCCCGGAGACCGATATCTCCCGGGCCGTAGAACTTTTGTTAAACAACCATATTAATGGGGTTCCCGTGGTGGATGGGGAGGGTACGCTTAAAGGAATCCTATGCCAGAGTGATCTGATTTTTCAGCAGAAAACCATCTCGTTGCCCCCCATACTTACCTTTCTGGACGGCATTATTCCCTTGTCTTCATCTAAAAAATTAGAACAGGAAATGAAAAAAATAGCCGCCGGAACCGTGGCCCAGGCTATGGTTGCAGACCCTGTCACCGTTTCACCGGATGCTCCGGTCAGTGACATTGCCGCCATGATGGTTGAAAAACATTTTCACACCATCCCTGTAGTCCAGGACGGGAAAGTGGTGGGCGTTGTCGGCAAAGAAGATGTGCTAAGGACTTTGATTAAATCATAA
- a CDS encoding thiamine pyrophosphate-dependent dehydrogenase E1 component subunit alpha has product MTEKKISTDFKIRLFTHMVLIRKFEEKIVALCREQYRLPGMQILANGQEAVAAGVVSALEPKDIIVSNHRSHGHLLARGADLNSLMAEIMAKADGVNYGKAGTLHLSVPEINAPMTSTVVGAGPPLAVGAAFAQQYQNLNDVTVVFFGDGAAAEGSVHEAMNLSGIWKLPILFVCENNGWAGAQRPEDHCATHQIHKRAQGYGMPGRSVDGNDVEAVYHLSLALLEHCRSGNGSAFMETLTYRMRGHGEQDHQHYVDRQELEAWALKCPIIRYRQALLNAGVLDEAQIQKIEQDAEARVASAVAFADAGAYPESDTALTDVFVQAFKS; this is encoded by the coding sequence ATGACAGAAAAAAAAATATCTACGGATTTTAAAATCCGTCTTTTCACTCACATGGTTTTGATCCGAAAGTTCGAGGAAAAAATTGTGGCCCTTTGTCGGGAGCAATACCGGTTGCCTGGCATGCAGATTTTGGCCAACGGTCAGGAGGCGGTGGCCGCAGGTGTTGTGTCAGCCCTTGAGCCAAAGGACATCATCGTCAGCAATCACCGCAGTCACGGCCATCTGTTGGCCAGGGGCGCCGATTTAAATTCTTTGATGGCTGAAATTATGGCTAAAGCAGATGGTGTCAACTACGGCAAGGCCGGTACTCTGCATCTATCTGTGCCTGAGATTAATGCGCCGATGACCTCCACCGTGGTTGGCGCAGGCCCCCCTCTGGCCGTTGGGGCAGCCTTTGCCCAGCAATATCAAAATTTGAACGATGTGACCGTGGTCTTCTTTGGTGACGGCGCAGCAGCCGAAGGCAGTGTTCACGAAGCGATGAATTTGTCCGGCATCTGGAAGTTGCCGATTCTGTTCGTCTGTGAAAACAACGGGTGGGCCGGTGCCCAACGGCCTGAAGATCATTGTGCTACACATCAAATTCACAAGCGCGCACAAGGATACGGTATGCCCGGCCGGAGTGTGGACGGCAATGACGTGGAGGCGGTCTACCATCTGAGCCTTGCATTGCTTGAACACTGCCGCTCAGGAAACGGGTCCGCTTTTATGGAAACCCTGACCTATCGAATGCGTGGACATGGCGAGCAGGACCACCAGCATTATGTCGATCGCCAGGAGCTGGAAGCCTGGGCGCTTAAGTGTCCTATAATAAGGTATCGCCAGGCGCTGCTCAACGCCGGCGTTCTGGATGAAGCCCAAATTCAAAAGATCGAACAGGATGCCGAAGCACGCGTGGCTTCGGCTGTGGCCTTTGCAGATGCAGGCGCCTACCCTGAATCCGATACCGCCCTGACAGATGTATTCGTCCAGGCGTTTAAGAGCTGA
- a CDS encoding alpha-ketoacid dehydrogenase subunit beta has translation MSQKTFGNAINDALSTAMEMDDKVFVAGEGVGVSIHNDPNMPTYGLLDKFGGLRVKDTPVSEAAIAGLAVGASCMGLRPVVEIMFFPFMTLASDMLVNHAGKLRYMSGGKSSFPLTVRVKAGVGFGAGSQHSHNLEVWIAHSPGLKIVWPATAEDAKGLLLSAIFDPDPVIVVEDMMLYRMKGEFPDADFRTPLGKARVAVLGSDCTVVAYGMALYTAMKAVKPLIEKGISCEVIDLRSLVPLDKACILDSVRKTGHLVVVHEANRFCGFGAELAAMVAEEAFWDLKGPVKRIGAPPIPVPVAPSLEKVFIPSPEDVVKAVLETMEK, from the coding sequence ATGAGTCAGAAAACGTTTGGAAATGCAATAAATGACGCGCTGTCCACTGCCATGGAGATGGATGATAAGGTTTTTGTTGCCGGAGAAGGCGTGGGGGTGTCCATTCATAATGATCCCAATATGCCGACCTATGGTCTTTTGGATAAATTTGGAGGACTCCGGGTGAAAGATACGCCGGTCAGCGAAGCCGCCATTGCCGGGCTTGCTGTGGGCGCCTCCTGCATGGGGCTGCGGCCGGTTGTGGAGATCATGTTTTTCCCGTTCATGACCCTGGCCAGCGACATGCTGGTCAACCACGCCGGGAAATTGCGCTACATGAGCGGTGGCAAATCCAGTTTTCCGCTGACCGTGCGGGTCAAAGCCGGTGTCGGGTTCGGTGCCGGCAGTCAGCACTCTCACAATCTGGAGGTGTGGATCGCCCACAGCCCGGGGCTGAAAATCGTCTGGCCGGCAACGGCTGAGGATGCCAAAGGTCTTTTACTCAGTGCGATTTTTGACCCGGACCCGGTCATCGTGGTGGAAGACATGATGCTTTACCGGATGAAAGGAGAATTCCCGGACGCGGATTTCCGCACCCCCCTGGGCAAAGCCCGGGTGGCCGTTCTGGGTTCTGACTGCACCGTGGTTGCGTATGGCATGGCCCTGTACACTGCCATGAAAGCTGTCAAACCCTTAATTGAAAAAGGTATCTCGTGTGAGGTCATCGATCTGCGCTCTCTGGTGCCCCTGGATAAAGCCTGTATCCTCGATTCGGTCCGCAAGACGGGGCATCTGGTTGTGGTACATGAGGCCAATCGTTTTTGCGGCTTTGGGGCGGAGTTGGCCGCCATGGTTGCCGAAGAGGCATTTTGGGATTTGAAGGGGCCTGTCAAACGCATTGGTGCGCCACCGATTCCGGTTCCTGTTGCACCAAGCCTTGAAAAGGTTTTCATACCCAGTCCGGAGGATGTTGTTAAGGCCGTTCTGGAGACCATGGAAAAATAA
- the wtpA gene encoding tungstate ABC transporter substrate-binding protein WtpA — MKNHLWYFISILIAFLTLPGLCLGAPSGKLTIFHAGSLTVPFAAIEKAFEAKYPDVDVLREAGGSTKMARLISEVGKKADIMASADFKVIDNNLIPGFADWNIRFASNQLVLCYMDNSRFAKEITRDNWYEILLKKEVVWGHSDPNLDPCGYRSLMVLQLAEKFYDKPGLNEKLLANRPQKNVRPKSVELVNLLKTGHMDYAWEYLSVAIQHGLKYVTLDDHINLGNYKYDGFYKLAKVEVAGKKPGTFTTKTGQSCTYGITMIKNAPNPEAAKAFLSFLLSPKHGLKTLKEMGQPPFIPARVPDDEMAQKLPTAISGLVEVKN; from the coding sequence ATGAAAAACCACTTGTGGTATTTTATTTCCATCCTGATAGCTTTTTTAACTCTGCCCGGTCTTTGTCTGGGTGCACCCTCGGGGAAGCTGACCATTTTTCATGCCGGCAGCCTGACCGTGCCTTTTGCCGCCATTGAAAAGGCCTTTGAAGCAAAGTATCCCGACGTCGATGTACTGCGGGAAGCAGGCGGTTCAACCAAAATGGCCCGGCTGATTTCAGAGGTGGGCAAAAAAGCGGATATCATGGCGTCAGCCGATTTCAAAGTCATTGACAACAACCTCATCCCCGGATTTGCCGACTGGAATATCCGATTTGCCAGCAATCAGCTGGTTCTCTGCTATATGGACAACAGCCGGTTTGCCAAAGAAATCACCCGCGACAACTGGTATGAGATTCTCTTAAAAAAAGAGGTGGTATGGGGTCACTCAGATCCCAATCTTGACCCTTGCGGATACCGCAGCCTCATGGTGCTTCAGCTGGCTGAAAAATTTTACGACAAACCCGGCCTCAACGAAAAACTACTTGCCAACCGCCCCCAGAAAAATGTCCGGCCCAAATCCGTGGAACTTGTAAACCTGCTGAAAACCGGCCATATGGACTATGCCTGGGAATACCTGTCCGTGGCCATCCAGCACGGCCTTAAATATGTTACCCTGGACGACCATATTAACCTAGGAAATTACAAGTACGACGGCTTTTACAAATTGGCAAAGGTCGAAGTTGCCGGGAAAAAACCAGGAACCTTTACCACCAAAACCGGTCAATCTTGCACCTACGGCATCACTATGATCAAAAATGCACCCAATCCGGAAGCGGCCAAAGCCTTTCTATCCTTTCTGCTCTCCCCGAAACATGGGTTAAAAACCCTCAAAGAGATGGGCCAGCCCCCATTTATCCCGGCCCGGGTTCCTGACGATGAGATGGCTCAAAAACTGCCTACGGCCATTTCAGGATTAGTTGAGGTAAAAAACTAA
- a CDS encoding SH3 domain-containing protein codes for MQETQGEKRIKSLPPKPETVTAVRNETVQADTVATDDALSKTIQQDNETVRTQGITTAIINLRNEPGLDGHVIRVLKKGIPLTIIGKSGNWYQIPTGYIYADSVLITNN; via the coding sequence ATGCAGGAAACACAGGGTGAGAAAAGGATAAAATCCTTGCCACCAAAGCCTGAAACTGTAACTGCTGTCCGCAATGAGACGGTTCAAGCGGATACCGTTGCAACCGATGACGCACTGTCAAAAACAATTCAACAGGATAATGAAACGGTTCGTACACAAGGAATCACCACTGCCATTATAAATCTACGAAACGAACCTGGGTTGGACGGTCATGTCATAAGAGTACTGAAAAAAGGGATTCCACTAACTATTATTGGAAAATCCGGCAACTGGTATCAAATTCCAACCGGGTATATTTATGCAGACTCTGTTTTAATTACAAATAATTAG
- a CDS encoding TolC family protein, giving the protein MPCFIIVPFYSVCLTLLLIHAAGADVVIPTSGLRPAIQAAVNNHPSVQAKIAELESAGFDIKTAESGRYPTLSGQVSTLDNGDNQGAAAIEQPVWAFGKIDIPIQQAEAEYKAARISLLQIYRELIENTAAANARLQGLTKKLKVADDNIVKHQQLFERIKRRQKGKMATDADMQLALSRLMQAKVSRETLLEELEVAIEELRALTLTNLDIENPEEDLYLHIPEPVVIRELADAKHADILYDQEKIELAKQEVAYEKIASTPTVLIKAGHEFLDFAGDDRSSIGLFIEGSVDGLGLGIASRVNAARSNVQAAKESLKTTRNKVNLRINSLLSSLKFQDRIKQSQLTSITAVTKTLDSYLRQYETGRKSWLEVLNMQRELTNQRFGLVQTENDYETTGLRICALIGELDEAAGVAGLTDDLSNLETQKVDTVSTPPVSNKSRF; this is encoded by the coding sequence ATGCCTTGTTTTATCATCGTTCCCTTTTATTCTGTTTGCCTGACTTTGTTGTTGATACATGCTGCCGGTGCTGACGTGGTAATCCCCACGTCCGGGCTGAGGCCAGCCATTCAGGCAGCCGTCAACAATCATCCGTCCGTTCAAGCGAAGATAGCTGAACTGGAATCAGCCGGTTTTGATATTAAAACGGCTGAATCAGGCCGGTATCCAACGTTATCCGGCCAGGTAAGCACCCTGGACAACGGAGATAACCAGGGTGCGGCGGCCATTGAGCAGCCCGTATGGGCCTTTGGAAAAATTGACATTCCAATCCAACAGGCCGAAGCGGAATACAAGGCGGCCAGGATCTCATTACTGCAAATTTACAGAGAATTGATAGAAAATACGGCTGCCGCAAATGCCCGGCTTCAAGGACTGACGAAAAAGCTCAAGGTCGCTGACGATAACATCGTAAAACATCAACAGCTGTTTGAGCGCATTAAACGACGCCAAAAAGGTAAAATGGCAACCGATGCAGATATGCAGCTGGCGTTGTCCCGTTTGATGCAGGCTAAGGTCAGCCGGGAGACGCTTCTGGAGGAACTTGAGGTTGCTATTGAGGAATTAAGGGCACTGACACTGACGAACCTTGATATCGAAAATCCCGAAGAAGACCTTTATTTACATATCCCGGAGCCGGTTGTAATCCGGGAACTTGCCGATGCAAAGCACGCTGATATTTTGTATGACCAGGAGAAAATAGAACTTGCAAAACAGGAAGTCGCTTACGAAAAGATCGCATCTACCCCCACGGTTCTTATTAAGGCGGGACATGAATTTTTAGACTTTGCCGGTGATGACCGATCCAGTATCGGCCTTTTTATCGAGGGCAGTGTCGACGGGCTCGGCTTAGGCATTGCCAGCCGGGTCAATGCAGCCCGGTCCAATGTCCAGGCAGCCAAAGAGAGTTTAAAAACAACCCGTAACAAAGTCAACCTCCGCATCAACAGCCTGCTGAGCAGCTTAAAATTTCAAGACAGGATCAAACAGTCCCAGCTCACATCCATAACCGCCGTCACAAAGACCCTGGACTCTTATCTTCGCCAGTATGAAACCGGACGAAAATCCTGGTTGGAAGTTTTGAATATGCAGCGCGAACTGACCAACCAAAGGTTCGGATTGGTTCAGACTGAAAATGACTATGAGACAACAGGCTTAAGAATTTGTGCACTGATCGGAGAACTGGACGAGGCTGCCGGTGTAGCCGGTCTGACTGATGATTTATCAAACTTGGAAACACAAAAAGTAGATACGGTATCAACCCCTCCTGTTTCAAACAAAAGCAGATTTTAA
- a CDS encoding MotA/TolQ/ExbB proton channel family protein, with protein MLQKILPAAGIIVFILLSGTVSELSSIVLNIKSNVIILAGALACALVSYPLRLFSDLYVNIRKAFSGKKTDLNALIKQIEVLAAIRRRQGKLVLDEKSRNIDNPFLKMGIEMIADGFDRYTIFKTLERRYDNFLQARRSQADLINTFIKLMPVFGFVGTIIGLINVLSNMGSAELIGKGVATALLTTFYGLLYANIIFLPIAKKLTEKTKHDAMELSLIIEGILDIANKTNAKAIGYRLRYCIGDYFQDDWTVGRKFQPLPMRLPRPQPSPEKQEPKPMAG; from the coding sequence ATGCTCCAGAAAATACTGCCGGCCGCAGGAATTATCGTGTTTATACTACTCTCAGGGACCGTATCCGAACTATCGTCCATTGTTTTGAACATTAAAAGCAACGTGATTATCCTTGCCGGTGCATTGGCCTGTGCCCTGGTATCCTATCCCCTTCGCCTGTTTTCAGATCTTTATGTCAATATACGCAAAGCATTCTCCGGAAAAAAAACCGATCTGAACGCCCTCATAAAACAAATTGAAGTGCTGGCGGCTATCCGGCGGCGGCAGGGAAAACTTGTACTGGATGAAAAATCAAGAAACATTGATAATCCATTTTTAAAAATGGGCATTGAAATGATTGCAGACGGGTTTGACAGATACACGATATTTAAGACCCTTGAGCGCAGATACGACAATTTCCTGCAGGCCCGGCGATCCCAGGCCGACCTGATCAATACGTTCATAAAATTGATGCCGGTATTTGGTTTTGTGGGAACCATCATCGGCCTGATCAATGTACTGAGCAATATGGGATCGGCAGAATTGATCGGCAAAGGAGTGGCCACAGCCCTTTTGACTACTTTTTACGGCCTTTTGTATGCCAATATTATTTTTCTTCCCATTGCCAAAAAATTGACGGAAAAGACTAAACATGACGCCATGGAACTATCATTAATCATTGAAGGCATACTGGATATTGCGAACAAGACCAATGCCAAGGCCATCGGGTATCGTCTAAGATACTGCATTGGCGATTATTTCCAGGACGACTGGACCGTGGGCCGAAAATTCCAGCCTCTTCCCATGAGACTGCCCCGGCCCCAACCATCCCCTGAAAAACAGGAACCCAAACCCATGGCGGGCTAA